In Zingiber officinale cultivar Zhangliang chromosome 1A, Zo_v1.1, whole genome shotgun sequence, a genomic segment contains:
- the LOC122020820 gene encoding uncharacterized protein LOC122020820: protein MDCEPEELQFLGMFGIYQEAAKILAGWRRLFGQIAGALVLPLSFLFFAHIAISHHLFTTIDRDEIDLDVSPPGSASESYALNRLASDWSSFLLFKGFYLLALLVLALLSTAAVVYSVASIYTARRDLTFRKVLAVVPRVWRRLMSTFLWAFLILFALHSLAVAVFIAIILGSGDESIAGPLLVIFVLIPLYVVALVYISVVWHLASVLSVLEDARGLEAMRRSRLLIKGKLLLACIIFVKLNLCFGLVEWGFRLLLAKWSSNGAGLSLLLSLVLLLLLGLVILFALAVQTVVYFVCKSYHHESIDKTSLADHLEAYMGEYVPLKSQDVQMEQLHV from the coding sequence aTGGATTGCGAGCCGGAGGAGCTCCAGTTCCTGGGCATGTTTGGCATATATCAGGAGGCTGCCAAGATCCTCGCCGGCTGGCGCCGGCTATTCGGCCAGATCGCCGGCGCACTCGTCCTGcccctctcctttctcttcttcgcGCACATCGCCATCTCCCACCACCTTTTTACCACCATCGACCGCGACGAGATCGACCTCGACGTCTCCCCCCCGGGCTCCGCCTCCGAGTCCTACGCCCTCAACCGCCTCGCCTCCGATTGGTCTTCCTTCCTCCTCTTCAAGGGCTTCTACCTCCTCGCCCTCCTTGTCCTCGCCCTCCTATCCACCGCCGCCGTCGTCTACTCCGTCGCCTCCATCTACACCGCGCGCCGCGACCTCACCTTCCGAAAGGTCCTCGCCGTCGTGCCCCGCGTCTGGCGCCGCCTCATGTCCACCTTCCTGTGGGCGTTCCTCATCCTCTTCGCGCTCCACTCCCTCGCCGTCGCGGTGTTCATCGCCATCATTCTCGGCAGCGGCGACGAATCCATCGCCGGCCCTCTCCTCGTCATATTCGTCCTGATCCCCCTCTACGTCGTCGCCCTCGTCTACATCAGCGTTGTCTGGCACCTGGCCAGCGTGCTATCCGTACTGGAAGATGCCCGCGGGCTGGAGGCGATGCGCCGGAGCCGGCTGCTTATCAAGGGCAAGCTCCTCCTGGCCTGTATCATCTTCGTGAAGCTAAACCTCTGCTTTGGGCTCGTGGAGTGGGGCTTCCGGTTGCTATTGGCGAAGTGGAGCAGCAACGGCGCAGGGCTCAGCCTACTGCTCTCCCTCGTCCTGCTGTTGCTTCTGGGCCTGGTAATCCTCTTCGCCCTCGCGGTGCAGACGGTGGTCTACTTCGTGTGCAAGTCGTACCACCACGAGAGCATCGACAAGACGAGCTTGGCGGATCATTTGGAGGCGTACATGGGGGAGTATGTGCCCTTGAAGTCGCAGGATGTGCAGATGGAGCAGCTCCATGTTTGA